The nucleotide sequence TCAGCGGGAGATAGAATTTTAGCCGACATAAAGGGATTGAGTTCAAGAAGGTCTTTATCACCTGTAATCAAATAATCGGCTTTTGATTTTTCAATAAGGTCAAGAAGAAAATTATCTTTCGCGTCACGGCTTAATTTGTGTCTGAGTTTTATTTGATATGTTTCACCGATCGCTTCAAGAAATTCAATCAGTTCACTAACGCTTTCGGAAGGAAAATATTTTCGAAGTTTTGTACGTTGTGTTACAACTTTTATTTCAGTTAGTAAATGGTCGCATAAAACAATATTTATTTCACGGGTAGTAATTTGATCCTTTATGGATTGGAGCCTTTTGCCGATTAAGAAGCTGATCCAAATATTGGTGTCAAAAATTACTTTAATGCTTTTTTGACTTGTCATAAAGTTGCTGTCTTACCGTTTCAACTTCATCATTAATGGCGTCAATGGACAGGTCATTCGTTTTGAAAATACGAAGTAAAGCAGATAACTTGCTCCCAATGGCATCTTTTTCCAACTCTTTTGTGAGTTTTATTTTTTTGCTTTTAGGCAGCTGCTTTACCAACTCCAGTATTTGGGTAAACGTAAGAGGTATATTGTAAGACTCGGCTTTCATGCTTCAAATTTACTGAATTATCAGAGTTTATACAAGTGTAAGCTATCCTTATCTATATGGCCCACTTGTTCAAAGTTATCTTGTTGCCCCA is from Bacteroidota bacterium and encodes:
- a CDS encoding putative toxin-antitoxin system toxin component, PIN family, with product MTSQKSIKVIFDTNIWISFLIGKRLQSIKDQITTREINIVLCDHLLTEIKVVTQRTKLRKYFPSESVSELIEFLEAIGETYQIKLRHKLSRDAKDNFLLDLIEKSKADYLITGDKDLLELNPFMSAKILSPAEFEREVL